Proteins encoded in a region of the Dethiosulfovibrio salsuginis genome:
- the rpsS gene encoding 30S ribosomal protein S19, with product MARSAKKGPYVEQRLLGRVEAFNQSGERKVLKTWSRASMIVPAMIGHTIAIHNGRIHIPIYISENMVGHKLGEFAPTRKFGGHAGQERRSGVRR from the coding sequence ATGGCTCGTTCCGCCAAAAAGGGACCCTACGTTGAGCAGAGACTTCTCGGCCGCGTAGAAGCCTTTAACCAGAGTGGCGAGAGAAAGGTCCTCAAGACCTGGTCTCGTGCAAGCATGATCGTCCCAGCGATGATCGGACACACCATCGCTATTCACAATGGCCGTATTCACATACCTATCTACATCAGCGAGAATATGGTCGGTCATAAGCTAGGGGAGTTCGCTCCCACCAGGAAGTTCGGCGGTCACGCCGGACAGGAGCGCCGTTCCGGCGTCAGGAGATAG
- the rplD gene encoding 50S ribosomal protein L4: protein MPSIKLVNISGESVGELNLSDVVFDVPLHIPAMHQVVVAQLANRRQGTASAKSRGEVRGGGKKPWRQKHTGRARHGSTRSPIWVGGGVVHGPKPRSYRQKVNKKVRKLAICSALSQKVRDAQILGIQSLSMEAPSTKIMKGFFQALGAVKPLVILDSSDMNVTKSARNIPGARVMHVDSINVYDLLKHGHIVMSAGAVKKLEEVYA, encoded by the coding sequence ATGCCGAGCATCAAGCTTGTCAATATAAGCGGCGAATCGGTCGGAGAGCTCAACCTTTCCGACGTGGTTTTTGACGTACCTCTTCACATTCCCGCCATGCATCAGGTGGTTGTAGCTCAGCTGGCCAATCGCCGGCAGGGAACTGCATCCGCCAAGAGCAGAGGCGAGGTAAGAGGTGGAGGAAAGAAGCCTTGGAGACAGAAACACACTGGACGTGCCCGTCACGGCAGTACCAGATCTCCTATCTGGGTCGGCGGTGGAGTAGTCCACGGTCCTAAGCCCAGGAGCTACCGTCAAAAGGTAAACAAGAAGGTACGGAAACTGGCTATCTGCAGTGCCCTGTCCCAGAAGGTCAGAGACGCTCAGATACTGGGTATTCAGTCCCTTTCCATGGAAGCACCGTCCACTAAGATCATGAAAGGCTTCTTTCAGGCTCTCGGTGCGGTCAAGCCTCTGGTTATCCTGGACTCGTCGGATATGAACGTGACGAAATCCGCCAGAAACATCCCTGGCGCCAGGGTAATGCATGTCGACAGCATCAACGTCTACGACCTGCTCAAGCACGGACATATCGTCATGAGCGCAGGGGCGGTCAAAAAACTGGAGGAGGTGTACGCCTAA
- the rplB gene encoding 50S ribosomal protein L2 — MGIRKFNPTTPGRRFMSIPTYEEITKGEPEKSLLAPLSKKGGRNNNGRITMRHRGGGNSRRYRVIDFKRSKLGVPGKVAAIEYDPNRSARIALIHDADGEKRYILCPVGLNVGMTIMAGPGSDIVPGNALKLADIPVGTMVHNIELEPGRGGVMVRSAGTTAQLMAKEGKYAFIRMPSGELRLVLLQCMATIGQVGNTEHENASAGKAGKTRWLGRKPHVRAMVMNPVDHPMGGGEGKSKSHKHPVSPWGTPAKGYRTRRKKPSDKFIVRRRFAK; from the coding sequence ATGGGAATCAGAAAGTTTAATCCCACAACGCCGGGAAGGCGTTTCATGAGCATTCCAACCTATGAGGAGATAACCAAAGGCGAGCCGGAAAAGTCGCTTTTGGCCCCCCTCAGCAAAAAGGGAGGAAGGAACAATAACGGAAGGATAACCATGCGCCATCGTGGCGGCGGTAACTCCAGACGTTATCGTGTAATAGACTTCAAAAGAAGCAAACTCGGAGTTCCCGGCAAGGTCGCCGCGATAGAGTACGATCCCAACCGTTCGGCCAGGATCGCCCTCATCCACGATGCAGATGGAGAGAAGCGCTACATCCTCTGCCCCGTCGGTCTGAACGTAGGTATGACCATCATGGCTGGCCCTGGATCTGACATAGTTCCAGGCAACGCCCTGAAGCTCGCCGATATACCGGTAGGTACTATGGTCCACAACATCGAGCTAGAGCCAGGCAGAGGCGGCGTAATGGTTCGCTCCGCCGGAACCACCGCTCAGCTCATGGCCAAAGAGGGCAAGTACGCCTTCATAAGGATGCCAAGCGGAGAGCTTCGCCTTGTGTTGCTTCAGTGCATGGCCACCATTGGTCAGGTCGGCAACACGGAACACGAGAACGCCAGCGCAGGAAAAGCGGGAAAGACCCGTTGGCTCGGCAGGAAACCCCATGTTAGGGCCATGGTCATGAACCCTGTGGACCATCCCATGGGTGGTGGTGAAGGAAAGAGCAAATCCCACAAACACCCGGTCTCCCCTTGGGGAACGCCTGCAAAGGGCTACAGGACTCGCAGGAAGAAGCCTTCGGATAAGTTCATCGTCCGTCGCCGGTTTGCCAAGTAG
- the rplV gene encoding 50S ribosomal protein L22, whose product MEAKARAKQVRLSPFKVRQVLTLIRGKKVGEALVALRYTPKKAAKVIEKVLKSAVANAEHNCGLDVDKLVVVEAFADQGPSMKRFRPVSMGRAHPYRHRTSHITVSVAER is encoded by the coding sequence ATGGAGGCAAAAGCACGTGCCAAACAGGTCCGGCTCTCTCCTTTCAAGGTTCGCCAGGTACTGACCCTTATCAGGGGCAAAAAAGTAGGAGAGGCGCTGGTAGCCCTTCGCTACACCCCGAAGAAAGCCGCCAAGGTTATCGAGAAGGTCCTCAAGAGTGCCGTGGCTAACGCAGAGCACAACTGTGGTCTGGACGTAGACAAGCTGGTAGTCGTAGAGGCCTTTGCCGATCAGGGACCTAGCATGAAACGCTTCCGTCCTGTGTCGATGGGGCGGGCCCATCCCTACCGCCATCGCACGAGCCACATCACCGTGTCGGTCGCAGAACGTTAA
- the rplW gene encoding 50S ribosomal protein L23 encodes MKLMAHDIIVRPIVTEKSSRMMEENKYTFEIHPQANKTEVRKAVETVFKVKVEKVHTLKVRSKPKRMGVFLGKSRAWKKAIVTLAEGERIEFFEGASV; translated from the coding sequence ATGAAACTCATGGCTCACGACATCATCGTACGGCCTATAGTAACGGAGAAAAGCAGCCGAATGATGGAAGAGAACAAGTACACCTTTGAGATTCATCCTCAGGCTAATAAGACCGAGGTCCGCAAAGCGGTAGAGACGGTCTTCAAGGTTAAAGTCGAAAAGGTTCACACGCTGAAAGTTCGCTCTAAGCCCAAGAGAATGGGCGTTTTCCTCGGGAAGAGCAGGGCCTGGAAAAAGGCCATCGTCACACTGGCCGAGGGAGAACGCATCGAGTTCTTCGAAGGCGCCAGCGTCTAG
- the rplC gene encoding 50S ribosomal protein L3, whose translation MSLGILGLKLGMTQIYNEQGQAVPVTVVEAGPCPVLAVRTKEENGYDALLLGFGKANHRKVTKPMKGFFEKAGSEAKRWLREFRLCCTSDYKVGSTVDVSIFEPGEKIDATGTSKGKGFAGVMKRYNFGGAQASHGVSKTHRKPNSSGASSSPSRVFKGKTMPGQLGNERVTVKNLSVVAVDRENNLVLVKGAIPGAKNCLVLLHKKG comes from the coding sequence ATGAGTCTTGGTATCCTGGGTTTGAAACTGGGCATGACCCAGATCTACAACGAGCAGGGACAGGCTGTCCCCGTCACGGTGGTCGAAGCCGGTCCATGTCCGGTCCTCGCCGTCAGAACCAAAGAGGAAAACGGCTACGACGCCTTACTTCTCGGTTTTGGAAAGGCGAATCATCGCAAAGTAACGAAGCCCATGAAGGGCTTTTTCGAGAAAGCAGGAAGCGAGGCCAAACGGTGGCTCAGGGAGTTCAGGCTCTGCTGCACCTCCGACTATAAGGTCGGAAGCACCGTGGACGTCTCCATCTTCGAGCCTGGTGAGAAAATCGACGCTACCGGAACCAGCAAAGGAAAGGGTTTTGCCGGAGTTATGAAGCGCTACAACTTCGGAGGAGCCCAGGCGAGCCACGGTGTTTCCAAAACCCACCGTAAGCCTAACTCCAGCGGTGCTAGCAGTAGCCCCAGTCGGGTCTTCAAGGGTAAGACGATGCCTGGTCAGCTCGGAAACGAGAGGGTCACGGTGAAAAACCTCTCCGTGGTCGCCGTGGATCGGGAGAACAACCTCGTCCTCGTCAAGGGTGCCATTCCTGGTGCCAAAAACTGCCTGGTCCTGCTCCATAAAAAGGGCTAG